A window from Citrus sinensis cultivar Valencia sweet orange chromosome 5, DVS_A1.0, whole genome shotgun sequence encodes these proteins:
- the LOC127902486 gene encoding uncharacterized protein LOC127902486 encodes MSSAIPANLLRCLSNLRWLEVRNCDSLEEVLHLEELNADKEHIGPLFPRLFILRLIDLPKLKRFCNFTGNIIEMPMLWSLTIENCPDMETFISNSVLHVTTDNKEPQKLTSEENFLLAHQVQPLFDEKVAFPQLIFLKLSGLHKVQHLWKENAESNKVFANLKSLEIFECSKLQKLVPTSWHLENLATLEVSKCHGLINLLTLSTSESLVNLERMKITDCKMMEEIIQSQVGEEAEDCIVFRKLECLGLDCLPSLTSFCLGNYALEFPSLEHVVVRQCPTMKIFSQGVVDAPKLNKVKPTEEEDGDDEGCWEGNLNDTIKKLFNEMVSINEVLALSSKLFL; translated from the exons ATGTCGAGTGCTATTCCTGCCAATCTGCTACGGTGCTTGAGCAATTTGAGATGGCTGGAAGTGAGGAATTGTGATTCACTAGAAGAGGTGCTTCATTTGGAAGAGCTAAATGCTGACAAAGAACATATAGGCCCCTTGTTTCCTAGGCTTTTTATCCTAAGGCTCATTGATCTtccaaaactcaaaagattCTGCAACTTCACTGGgaatataattgaaatgcCTATGTTGTGGAGTCTGACTATTGAGAATTGCCCTGATATGGAAACATTCATATCCAACTCTGTACTGCACGTGACAACAGATAACAAGGAACCTCAAAAATTAACATCAGAAGAGAACTTCTTGCTGGCTCATCAAGTACAACCTCTCTTCGATGAAAag GTTGCATTCCCtcaattgatatttttaaagcTGTCTGGATTACACAAAGTGCAGCATCTCTGGAAGGAAAATGCCGAATCCAACAAAGTGTTTGCAAACTTGAAAAGTCTAGAAATATTTGAATGTAGTAAGTTGCAGAAATTAGTACCAACTTCGTGGCACTTGGAAAATCTTGCGACTCTGGAAGTATCGAAGTGTCATGggttgataaatttattgacGCTCTCAACATCTGAAAGTCTAGTGAATCTTGAAAGAATGAAGATAACTGATTGCAAAATGATGGAAGAAATTATACAGTCGCAGGTTGGAGAAGAAGCGGAAGATTGCATTGTTTTCAGGAAATTGGAGTGCTTGGGACTTGATTGTTTGCCAAGCCTAACAAGCTTTTGTTTGGGTAATTACGCTCTTGAGTTCCCGTCCTTGGAACACGTAGTTGTGAGACAGTGCCCAACAATGAAGATTTTCTCTCAAGGAGTCGTAGACGCACCAAAGCTAAACAAAGTGAAACCCACcgaagaagaagatggtgATGATGAAGGATGTTGGGAAGGAAACCTCAATgacaccataaaaaaattgttcaatgaAATGGTGAGTATCAATGAAGTGTTGGCACTATCTAGCAAATTATTTCTATAG